The following DNA comes from Candidatus Neptunochlamydia vexilliferae.
TTGAAACTCGTCGATGATCGCAGCGCGGTACCGAGAGCGAACCTTTTCTCGAAAAGGGGGACGGGAAAGCGCTTCTCCCATCCGCTTGAGAATGTCATTGGGGGATAGAATCTCTTTTTCTTCAAGGGCTCTAAGGGCAGAAGGGCCAACGGAGCGGGCGATCCGGACAAGGGTACAAAGAGGGGAGGTAGCAGGCTCTAGAATGGGTAAGAGTTGGTCGCGGAAGTTGTAAAGCGGTCTGGGATCACTAAAAGCTCTTTTGGAGAGGTTTTCCTCTGTGGTTAGGGAAAGGACCGATTCGGAAGCGGTGAGCGTTTCAAATTCTTCTCGATTCAGGTATTTTTTTTCGAGGAGGGCTACCTGGGTTTTGTATGGCTCCTTGATCTCTCCCTCTTTATTTTTGATCTTATTGAACTGTAAGATGAGGTCAAGAGGGGGGGAGAGGGTTGGCCTTATGGCATTGTACCGCTCATGGGAGTGGTTAAAGGGGGGATAATCGGGAAATTCTCCCTCTTTCTCAATAAGATTTAAAACCTTATTGAGAACATCTGCTCGGCTTTGAAAGAGCTTTATAAGCTGAGGGGTACTATACTCCTCAGAGGTTAACGAGGTGCGGAAGAAGTCGGTGATGTGGTCGGCAAGGATCGCTTGATAATCCGATTCTTCTTCGCTGAGAAGTGTGAATTCAAGACCCGCTTCAAAGGCGTATTCGGTGAGCATGCGATGGCAAAAGCCATGGATGGTAAAGATCTGCGCCTGATCGACCAAGGCTAGAGCTTTTTGAAGGGGGAAAGAGGGGGGACATTTTTTGAGCGTTTCATGGATCCGTACTTTGAGCTCTCTGGTTGCAGCCCGGGTGAAGGTGACGATAAGAATCTCATCGATAGAAAACCGTTGCTCAGCAATGAGGCGGGCTGTAATGTGTTCGATCGCGAAGGTTTTTCCCGTTCCGGCTGAGGCCTCTAAAAAATGGTGGCCAAGTAAAGGGGTTCTGGGATCTAAAACATCAAACCGTTTCACCGATCACCTCCAATAGGGGTTCAAAGGTTTTTTGAAGGAGGGGAAACCACCGCTCGATGATCACCTCGGGGTTATACTGCTTAGGATCTGAAAAGAGTTTATTTGCATAGGGATCGCTCCCAATGGTCTTGATTTTTTTAGAAAAGGTTTCGAGATCATTTTTAAGGAGGAAAGGAGCAAGGTGGGGATGGAGGGGTGAAGGTGTTTGAAGGGCAACCGTGTAGTAGTAGAGATATCTTTCAAAAGATTCGTGGGGATCTCTTCTAAACTCCAAGATCTCCCCTGTTTTTAAATGGATGAGGGGTTTGGGTTCCCCATTGATGAGACCTAAAAGGTATTCGGGATAGATCTTTACGAGGTCTCCAAGCTTCCCTTTATAGATGAACCCTGGCCCCCTTTCTTCTGAAAGAGTCTCCCACTCCGCTTCGATTTTTTTTCGAGCAACCTCTTTGAAGCGCCCTAAAGGGAGGTGCCCCTTTTCTTCTGCTTCTTGTAAAGCCAACTCTTTGTTTAGGAGTTTATGCCTTTGTAGAGGGGAGAGGAAAAACTCCTCATCGGTGGTGTCATCATAGTGGAGGTAGAGATTCAGAACTTGGTTGCAGTAAAACCTTAAGGGATTTTTCGCAAAGCGGGAAAGGTCCTCAAAAGGGGGAGGCGCTACCACCTCGACTTCAGGAAGGGGAGTGGGATGTAAGAACTCGGCAATAAAGGGGTTTTCTTTCTTTGGTCCATAAAAGGTGCGCGCTGTTTCGTAGTGCTTTTTCGAATACACCTTCCCTGGCTTAGAAAAATAGGATTGATGAAAGGGGAAAGGGGGGTGAACCTCTACCTTTGGATCAAGCTCCTGAACAAGGATCGAAGGGGGCTGCTCCTTCCCATCTTCTTCGCTTACATTCTGATAGGTGATTAAAAGGGTTTCTTCCGCTGCGCAAAGGAGCTGCAAAAAAAGATACCGATCTTCATCGGGAGGGGTCGGGGAGTAATCTCCTTGACTTCCAAGAAGGTTTAAAGAGGAGCGGATATAGGGACGGGGGAAAGCTCCTTCCTCCATCCCCAGAAGGGCGATCACCTTAGAAGAGAAAAACATGCCTGGCTTGAGCGATCGGAAGGTAATCGCTTCCAATTGCTTAGAAAGGCGGACTCCTTTCTTTTCTTTCAGGCTATTTGCTAGGTAACATTTGATACTCGCAAAGGGGAATGTCCCTTCAAGCTCTTTTAAGAGGAGGAGTTTTTCCTCAAAGGGGGCAAACGCATTTTCTTCGGCAACAAGGTAGCGATTAAAAAGGGTCATCAAGCAGCTTGCCCAATCAGCGCCTGTCATCGAAGCTCCATAAAGGGTACCTAGATCGGCCCTAAGGGAGCGAGTACAGGTAATGAATTTTCCAAGAAGTTCTGCATCTGAAAAATCGATGTAGGGAAGGTCCCAGTCGGTTCCCTTTTCAGGAATGAAAACCAAATTGTTTAAGAGCTCGCCAAACGCTTCTTCCCAGGTTCCACTTTCGGTTTCATCTAAGATTTCGGGAAGGAGAAGTTTTCGATGCTGTTTGTCAACTCCCCACTTGACTCCTGATCTCTCAATCCAGCGGCGTACCTCTTTAATCTCTTTTTCAGAAAGGGGAGTAAAATAGGGATTTGAAAAAAGCTTAAAGAGTGTAGAGGCCTCGAAACGATGATCATTTAAGGAGAGAAGATCGAAAAAGGTTTGCAGCAGAGGGTGGCTGGGGAGATCACGGATTGTAAAGTCAAAGGGGGATTCTTCTCCTCCAAAAACAAGCTCAATAAAAGGGGCATAAGCTGAAATGTCTGGTGCAAAGATTTGAATCGAAGAGGGGAGAACCTTCATCTCTAAAAGTTTTGTATAAAGAATCTCCACTTCCCGCTGCTTAGAAGCTGCTGGCAAAAGGAGAACTGAATCATCTTTTTCTTTTCCGGTTTTTTTAAAGTTTAAGATGTCACTTTGAAGCTTCGAAAGATAGGTCTTGGAGTTTTTTTCTACGTAGTGTTCTTCGGAAACAAAATCTTCTTCTTCAAAGAGGCGAAAGGTTTGTCGCCCCACCTTTCCTAGGTTATTGAGGAGGGGATTTCCTTCCTCAAAATAGAGGGAGAGTTGAGGGTCTTTTTCTATAAGGTGGACTTTTTCAAAATCGGTGACGGTATCGGACCAAAACTCACGACAAGGGGAAAATTGGTAGTAACGGACGGGAAAATAAGCGGCGAGCTTTGCAAAAAAAAGGTGGTAAAGCTTGGGAAGAAAAGGGAAGTTAAAAAGATGAATTTCCGCTTGCTCTTTGGGTTTACTTAAAGGGGCTTCAAGAAGTTCATAAGGATAATTCCATTTCGAGAAAACCGCATCCCAATATTTTTTCTGCCAGGTATCGGGCCATTTTTTGAGAAAAGAACCTCCAAACTTTCCATATCGCAAAAACTCTTTTGCAAGATGTAAAGCCCGCCCTGAAGGGAGGTCTAAAGCTTCTAATTGTAAAGCCAAAAGATCGAGGGGAGGAAAGAGGAGCGTTTTTCCACTCGCCCACTTGTAAAGTGTTTGGATACCTGATCCTAACTCGAGAAAATCGACCCCCATCGCCACATCGAGCTTTCCATCGGAGACAAATTGGGTCATCAGGGGGTTTTTTAAGTTGGCAGAAGGGAGAAAGACAAACTTTTTTCCAAAAGGGTTTTCTCTATCGGAAAAAAGCTGGTCACGAAGGAGTTCGACGAGCTTTTCTATCGAGTTGCTAAGATAAACGAGGGGCTTTTCGAGCATGGCTCTTTCTTTTTACGTTTCTCAAGGGTTATGATAAAGGGTATGGCTTTATTTAAGAAGAAGAATGAAAAACGGGGTTTCTTTCAAACGATTGAAGATACCTTGGAACGGTTTGGTTTTCTGAAACGGGAATCTTTTTTCGAGCGTCACTCGATTCACTTCTTAAATATTGCTCAGTTTCTAGGGGTGATCAACGACAATTTTTTCAAATATCTGATCGTCTTCTTGTTTATCGATCTTAAGGGGATTGAAGCATCCCCGATTATCTTGACGTGGGTGGGGATTGTTTATGTCCTTCCATTCCTCCTTTTTTCCTCCGGTGCCGGGGTTTTAGCCGACCGGTTTAGCAAGCAGAGGATGGTCATTTTCCTAAAATTTACCGAGATGATCATTATGGCGCTCGGGATTATTGCCTTTGCCTTTAAAAGTGATTGGGCAAGCTACTCTCTTCTCTTCCTCCTCTCGATGCAAAGTGCCTTTTTCGGCCCCCCAAAATATAGTATCATCCCAGAACTTGTTAAAGAACAAAAAATCCCCAAAGCAAATGGCCTGATCACTTCCTTCACCTACTTTGGAGTTGTCGTTGGAACCTTTTTGGCCTCTTTTTTAACGCAGGTGACAGATAAAAACTTCCCTCTCACCGCGGTATTTGCCACTTTGATTGCGATCTTCGGTTTTATCGCTTCGGTTTTTATCCCCAAAACCCTTCCGAAACATTCGAGAAAGCGGGTAAACCCTCTCTTTGTTTATGAGATTTACAAGAATTTACGCTATGCCTCTCGCACCCCTTACTTACTTGCTGCTATCTTTGGCTCAGCCTCCTTCCTATTTATCGGAGCTTACTTTCAGCTCAACATTATCCCTTACGCCGTTCAATCGATGGGGTATAGCGAAATTGCCGGGGGATATCTCTTCCTCCTCACTGCAGTGGGAATTGCTTGTGGCGCCCTCCTTGCGGGTAAAATGAGTCACCAAAGACCTGAAGTGGGGATGGCATGCATCGCAGGACTCCTCCTATCCGCCCTGACCTTCTTAATCGGTGTCTTCCACGACTTCCATATTTTTATCTTTATCTCTCTTTTTGGTCTCGGCGTTTTTGGTGGGCTTTATATCGTCCCTTTCGACTCATTTGTCCAAAGGTATGCTCCCGAAATCCGCAGGGGGCAAATTGTGGCTGCCTCCAACTTCTTGAGTTTTTGTGGGGTTCTCATTGCACCCATCCTCCTTTTCGTTTTTAGTGAAGGGGTTGACCTATCGGCAGCACAAGGATTTATGATCACAGCAGGGATCGTTTTCCTCTGTGTCTTAACCGTCACCTCTCGTCTTTCGGGCTATTTCTTTAACTACTTAGCGCGGGTCTTTGTAAAGCCGCTTTACAAGGTTGAAATGAACCACTCTCCACTGGGTCAAGAAAAGCCTGTCGTCCTTCTCTGGAAAAGAATTAAGGGAATTCACATCTCCCTTCTCGCAGCCTTCAATCCCGAGCTTCATTTTTATATTCCCCGAACTAAAAAGCGGTATATCGACTCCTTTTTAAAGCTCTTTTCTGCAGTTGATTTTATCTATGTGAAAGATCTTAAAGAAGGCGCCCTAAAAACCTTTTTGAAAAAGGTGAATAAACGGAAGCATCAGATTCCTTGTCTTCTTTTTCCTTATCCAGAATTTCTCGAGGAAAAATCGTCTGCAAAACTCATTCGTGAACTGAAAAAAACCAAAGATTTTGATTTAGTTTTCGTTCATATCAACAGGGTTTCTCGCAAGGAGCAGATCGATCGGAAACACTTTAAGCGAGCTAAAATCAGCTTTTCGTTTAAAAACCATAGATGATTTCGAACTCGTACTGCTTGTACGAGAAGGTCGGCTTAATGCTCGAATCTTGGTTCACCGACTGTCGCCACGCTTGATAAATCGTGATGTTGTTGGTGAGAAGATAGAGAAGCTCGGCTGCAACCCCTTTGTAGTTTCCGGCACCTACCCCTTCACCAGCGGTAAGGGCCCTGACTGTTCCCTTGTCACGCTCGGTGTAGAGGCCGACCTTTGCAGAGTTTCCTCGTCCAATCCCACTTCCATCAAAGTCAGGGATCGCTTGCATCTGAACCCACTGATAGCTGAGGTCAAATGACCAATCCCACTGCTTCCGAAGTTCGCCGATAGAAAAGCCCGCATACCAGGCCCAAGCTTGCCGCCTGTTATTGGAAACCTTGGTTCCTCGGGCACGGGGATTATAAAGAGCCGCTGAGTAGACAGTAACGACTTTGTCAATAGGTTTTGGAACAAACTTATACCCCCAAATCCACTGAATAGGAAGGAAGCGAAAAACTCTTTGCTCTGCTGTAGTATTTCTAGACTTATTTCCCCAATAAATCGCTGAAAGTTTAGTATAGAGTCCGGTTCTTCCTAAATTTAAAAGTCCAATCTCTCCGACATAACCATACTCATCGATATTTTCATCAATGAGAAAGGGGCCTCCATGAAAATAGAAGTCTCCGGCAACATCAAATGCCTGGTCATACTTATAAAGAATCCCATCCATAAAGGAACCAAACTCAATTTTAGAATCGAAAGTATACCCGAAGTTACGTCGACCAATCTCTATATCCATGGTGTAGGTGTCAGCATTAACGATCCGCCCCCCTAGAAAAGCTCTTTCAAGTGATATTCTATCAAAGCTTCCCGTTGTCGTTCCTGCATTATTATCAAACTCAAGCTTGATTGTTGCCCAGGTGCGGTCGGTGCGGTAATCAAGCATAAGGTTAACCTCAACGTCCCATGCTCGAATTGCTGTATTTTTAACAGTTCCTCCACTGCCCCGCTGCTTAATCCCATTTTTCTTTTCATTGGTTGATTGGAGTTCGGCACGCACCTCCCCACTAACCGAGAGATTCCCCCCCCGCTCTTTGACAGTCACCTGCCGTTTTGTGTTGATCCAGTCGCGAAGCGCCTCGATATCCCGTTGTTCAATCCCAGGACTGCCATCGTCGATGGCAAAAAGGGTCGTGGTAACTAGTGCAATTAAAAAGGCAAAACATTTCATATAGATCATCTTTGTTGTTAGAAATAAGAAACGATTCTATACGAAAAGGAATTTTCTGGCTAGTCGAACATTGCAGG
Coding sequences within:
- a CDS encoding MFS transporter, which produces MALFKKKNEKRGFFQTIEDTLERFGFLKRESFFERHSIHFLNIAQFLGVINDNFFKYLIVFLFIDLKGIEASPIILTWVGIVYVLPFLLFSSGAGVLADRFSKQRMVIFLKFTEMIIMALGIIAFAFKSDWASYSLLFLLSMQSAFFGPPKYSIIPELVKEQKIPKANGLITSFTYFGVVVGTFLASFLTQVTDKNFPLTAVFATLIAIFGFIASVFIPKTLPKHSRKRVNPLFVYEIYKNLRYASRTPYLLAAIFGSASFLFIGAYFQLNIIPYAVQSMGYSEIAGGYLFLLTAVGIACGALLAGKMSHQRPEVGMACIAGLLLSALTFLIGVFHDFHIFIFISLFGLGVFGGLYIVPFDSFVQRYAPEIRRGQIVAASNFLSFCGVLIAPILLFVFSEGVDLSAAQGFMITAGIVFLCVLTVTSRLSGYFFNYLARVFVKPLYKVEMNHSPLGQEKPVVLLWKRIKGIHISLLAAFNPELHFYIPRTKKRYIDSFLKLFSAVDFIYVKDLKEGALKTFLKKVNKRKHQIPCLLFPYPEFLEEKSSAKLIRELKKTKDFDLVFVHINRVSRKEQIDRKHFKRAKISFSFKNHR
- a CDS encoding exodeoxyribonuclease V subunit gamma: MLEKPLVYLSNSIEKLVELLRDQLFSDRENPFGKKFVFLPSANLKNPLMTQFVSDGKLDVAMGVDFLELGSGIQTLYKWASGKTLLFPPLDLLALQLEALDLPSGRALHLAKEFLRYGKFGGSFLKKWPDTWQKKYWDAVFSKWNYPYELLEAPLSKPKEQAEIHLFNFPFLPKLYHLFFAKLAAYFPVRYYQFSPCREFWSDTVTDFEKVHLIEKDPQLSLYFEEGNPLLNNLGKVGRQTFRLFEEEDFVSEEHYVEKNSKTYLSKLQSDILNFKKTGKEKDDSVLLLPAASKQREVEILYTKLLEMKVLPSSIQIFAPDISAYAPFIELVFGGEESPFDFTIRDLPSHPLLQTFFDLLSLNDHRFEASTLFKLFSNPYFTPLSEKEIKEVRRWIERSGVKWGVDKQHRKLLLPEILDETESGTWEEAFGELLNNLVFIPEKGTDWDLPYIDFSDAELLGKFITCTRSLRADLGTLYGASMTGADWASCLMTLFNRYLVAEENAFAPFEEKLLLLKELEGTFPFASIKCYLANSLKEKKGVRLSKQLEAITFRSLKPGMFFSSKVIALLGMEEGAFPRPYIRSSLNLLGSQGDYSPTPPDEDRYLFLQLLCAAEETLLITYQNVSEEDGKEQPPSILVQELDPKVEVHPPFPFHQSYFSKPGKVYSKKHYETARTFYGPKKENPFIAEFLHPTPLPEVEVVAPPPFEDLSRFAKNPLRFYCNQVLNLYLHYDDTTDEEFFLSPLQRHKLLNKELALQEAEEKGHLPLGRFKEVARKKIEAEWETLSEERGPGFIYKGKLGDLVKIYPEYLLGLINGEPKPLIHLKTGEILEFRRDPHESFERYLYYYTVALQTPSPLHPHLAPFLLKNDLETFSKKIKTIGSDPYANKLFSDPKQYNPEVIIERWFPLLQKTFEPLLEVIGETV